In Streptomyces chartreusis, the following proteins share a genomic window:
- a CDS encoding SWIM zinc finger family protein, with protein sequence MRVRDVQSLLAGAFMMPSSDAPEGDEDSGLPDPADRSRRSPASPSSSAPDHSRRTPASPPSAAPDHPRRDPASPSSAAPDHPWHPSAPPTDGDPFPAPASPPESSPASPSTPPPSPHPTNSTNPTPQVPRSMAAPSRDGELRRTFPAFAVRPADDTRFAESWWGNAWVTALEEGALDVKRLARGRGYAQEGHVDAITVTPGLVLAYVLGSRPRPYRVQVRLRTLDDADWTRFLDAVAERPGHIAALLDKEMPQSLADCGVPLLPGPGDLDPHCSCPDRGHPCKHAAALCYQTARLLDADPFVLLLLRGRGERQLLDALSRLSAARAARAAQEQQPAPVAGVRATEALDPERRLPPLPASLPVPPHPEQPPVYPAAPGGPDPFALDQLATDAAARAHAMLGTGRDPVAELTLWQDAVRLAAARPGSGLTAATRALYASLAAATDRTPADLARAVAAWRQGGLEGLTVLEEPWDPPAGRFDRARPLLLAADLPAFRPWRNRLTHPRGHVQLRLGRDGLWYPYESEPGHDDWWPRGTPDLDPVGALTGLDPAGALDDLGFAPPEA encoded by the coding sequence ATGCGTGTCCGTGACGTACAGAGCCTGCTTGCCGGTGCCTTCATGATGCCGTCCTCGGACGCGCCCGAGGGCGACGAGGACTCGGGCCTGCCCGATCCGGCCGACCGCTCGCGACGCAGCCCGGCGAGTCCTTCCTCATCCGCACCTGACCACTCGCGGCGTACCCCGGCGAGTCCTCCCTCAGCCGCACCCGATCACCCGCGACGCGACCCGGCGAGTCCCTCCTCAGCCGCGCCCGACCACCCCTGGCACCCCTCCGCGCCGCCCACCGACGGCGACCCTTTCCCTGCCCCCGCATCTCCGCCTGAGTCCTCGCCCGCCTCGCCCTCCACCCCTCCGCCAAGTCCCCACCCCACCAACTCCACCAACCCCACCCCCCAGGTCCCCCGATCCATGGCCGCCCCCTCCCGCGATGGCGAACTCCGGCGTACCTTCCCGGCTTTCGCGGTGCGCCCCGCGGATGACACCCGGTTCGCCGAGAGCTGGTGGGGCAACGCCTGGGTGACCGCGTTGGAGGAGGGTGCTCTCGATGTCAAGCGGCTTGCGCGGGGGCGGGGTTACGCGCAGGAAGGGCATGTCGACGCCATCACCGTGACGCCGGGGCTGGTGCTGGCGTACGTGCTGGGGAGCCGTCCGCGTCCGTACCGTGTGCAGGTGCGGCTGCGGACGTTGGACGACGCCGACTGGACGCGGTTCCTGGACGCCGTCGCCGAACGGCCCGGCCACATCGCGGCGTTGCTGGACAAGGAGATGCCGCAGTCCCTCGCCGACTGCGGGGTGCCGCTGCTGCCGGGGCCGGGCGACCTGGACCCCCATTGCAGCTGCCCCGACCGGGGCCACCCCTGCAAGCACGCCGCCGCCCTCTGCTACCAGACGGCACGCCTGCTGGACGCCGACCCCTTCGTACTGCTCCTGCTGCGCGGCCGCGGTGAACGGCAGTTGCTCGACGCGCTGTCCCGGCTGAGCGCCGCCCGCGCTGCCCGGGCCGCACAGGAACAGCAGCCCGCGCCCGTCGCGGGCGTACGTGCCACCGAGGCACTGGACCCGGAGCGTCGGCTCCCGCCCCTCCCGGCCTCCTTGCCGGTGCCCCCGCACCCCGAGCAACCGCCCGTCTATCCGGCGGCCCCGGGCGGCCCGGACCCCTTCGCGCTGGACCAGTTGGCGACGGACGCCGCCGCGCGCGCCCACGCCATGCTCGGCACCGGCCGTGACCCGGTCGCCGAACTGACCCTGTGGCAGGACGCGGTACGGCTCGCCGCCGCCCGCCCCGGTTCGGGCCTGACCGCCGCCACCCGCGCCCTGTACGCCTCCCTGGCCGCAGCCACCGACCGCACCCCCGCCGACCTGGCCCGCGCGGTCGCGGCCTGGCGGCAGGGCGGGCTCGAAGGGCTCACCGTCCTCGAAGAGCCCTGGGACCCGCCGGCCGGCCGCTTCGACCGGGCCCGACCGCTCCTGCTCGCCGCCGACCTGCCGGCCTTCCGGCCCTGGCGCAACCGCCTCACCCACCCCCGCGGCCATGTCCAACTCCGCCTCGGCCGCGACGGGCTGTGGTACCCGTACGAGTCGGAACCCGGCCACGACGACTGGTGGCCACGCGGCACCCCGGACCTCGACCCCGTCGGCGCGCTCACCGGTCTCGACCCGGCGGGCGCCCTCGACGACCTCGGGTTCGCGCCGCCGGAAGCTTGA
- the pcaC gene encoding 4-carboxymuconolactone decarboxylase, translating into MSETKTPALQYRFDGPEDAPVLILGPSLGTTWHMWDRQVPELTQQWRVFRFDLPGHGGAPAYPAGSVAELAERLLVTLDGLGVQRFGYAGCALGGALGIELALRHPERIASLALIAASPRFGTADEFRQRGVIVRTNGLDPIARTSPDRWFTNGFAAAQPAITEWAVQMVRTTDPGCYIAACEALASFDVRSQLAGVAVPTLVLVGSDDQVTGPAEARTLVAGIPDARLAVVPGASHLVPVEQPAAVTDLLVRHFSTAWQPAYDSTTGQMAIVAAPVKPVLAPVPSQPAPIAEIAPAVVPQQTTGRADPYDAGIKVRREVLGDAHVDRALAQADDFSGDFQELITRYAWGEVWGRPGLDRRARSCVTLTALVAGGHLDELAFHTRAALRNGLTPDEIKEVLLQAAVYCGVPAANSAFKVAQKVIREETTPEE; encoded by the coding sequence GTGAGTGAGACGAAGACCCCCGCCCTCCAGTACCGATTCGACGGCCCGGAAGATGCCCCGGTCCTCATCCTGGGCCCCTCGCTCGGTACCACCTGGCACATGTGGGACCGGCAGGTTCCCGAGCTGACCCAGCAGTGGCGTGTCTTCCGGTTCGACCTGCCGGGACACGGCGGCGCGCCCGCCTACCCGGCGGGCTCCGTCGCCGAACTCGCCGAACGACTGCTCGTCACCCTCGACGGCCTCGGCGTGCAGCGCTTCGGCTACGCGGGCTGCGCGCTCGGCGGCGCGCTCGGCATCGAACTCGCCCTGCGCCACCCCGAGCGCATCGCCTCGCTCGCGCTGATCGCCGCCTCGCCCCGCTTCGGCACGGCGGACGAGTTCCGGCAGCGCGGCGTGATCGTGCGCACGAACGGCCTGGACCCCATCGCCCGCACCTCGCCGGACCGTTGGTTCACCAACGGCTTCGCCGCCGCCCAGCCCGCCATCACGGAGTGGGCCGTGCAGATGGTGCGCACCACCGACCCCGGCTGCTACATCGCCGCCTGCGAGGCCCTCGCCTCCTTCGACGTACGGTCGCAGCTCGCGGGCGTCGCCGTGCCCACGCTCGTCCTCGTCGGCTCGGACGACCAGGTCACCGGCCCCGCCGAGGCCCGCACCCTGGTCGCCGGCATACCGGACGCGCGGCTCGCCGTGGTCCCCGGTGCCTCCCACCTCGTGCCGGTCGAGCAGCCCGCCGCCGTCACCGACCTGCTGGTGCGGCACTTCTCCACCGCCTGGCAGCCCGCCTACGACTCCACGACCGGCCAGATGGCCATCGTCGCCGCCCCCGTGAAGCCGGTCCTGGCCCCCGTGCCGTCGCAGCCGGCGCCCATCGCCGAGATCGCCCCGGCCGTCGTACCGCAGCAGACGACGGGGCGGGCGGATCCGTACGACGCGGGGATCAAGGTCCGTCGTGAGGTGCTCGGTGACGCGCACGTCGACCGGGCCCTGGCGCAGGCCGACGACTTCTCGGGGGACTTCCAGGAGCTCATCACCCGCTACGCGTGGGGCGAGGTCTGGGGCAGACCCGGCCTCGACCGGCGCGCCCGCAGCTGTGTCACCCTCACCGCCCTGGTCGCGGGCGGCCACCTGGACGAACTCGCCTTCCACACCCGCGCCGCACTGCGCAACGGCCTCACCCCGGACGAGATCAAGGAAGTGCTGCTCCAGGCGGCCGTCTACTGCGGCGTACCGGCGGCCAACAGCGCGTTCAAGGTCGCCCAGAAGGTCATAAGGGAGGAGACCACTCCCGAGGAGTGA
- a CDS encoding exodeoxyribonuclease III produces MRIATWNVNSITARLPRLLAWLESSGTDVLCLQEAKVSEDQFPFEPLRDLGYEAAVNATGRWNGVAVLSRVGLKDVVKGLPGDPGYDGVQEPRAVSATCGPVRVWSVYVPNGREVDHPHYAYKLQWFEALKAAVAGDAGGSRPFAVLGDYNVAPTDDDVYDVAAFEGLTHVTPAERAALTALRESGLSDVVPRPLKYDHPYTYWDYRQLAFPKNRGMRIDLVYGNEPFAKAVSDSYVDREERKGKGASDHAPVVVDLDV; encoded by the coding sequence ATGCGCATCGCGACCTGGAACGTGAACTCGATCACCGCACGCCTGCCGAGGCTCCTGGCCTGGCTGGAGAGCAGCGGCACCGACGTGCTGTGCCTCCAGGAGGCCAAGGTCTCCGAGGACCAGTTCCCGTTCGAGCCGCTGCGCGACCTCGGCTACGAGGCGGCGGTCAACGCCACCGGCCGGTGGAACGGCGTGGCGGTGCTCTCCCGCGTCGGCCTCAAGGACGTCGTCAAGGGCCTGCCCGGCGACCCCGGCTACGACGGCGTGCAGGAGCCCCGGGCCGTCTCGGCGACCTGCGGTCCGGTCCGCGTCTGGTCGGTGTACGTGCCGAATGGCCGCGAGGTGGACCACCCCCACTACGCCTACAAGCTCCAGTGGTTCGAGGCGCTGAAGGCGGCCGTCGCCGGCGACGCGGGAGGGAGCCGCCCGTTCGCCGTGCTGGGCGACTACAACGTGGCGCCGACGGACGACGACGTCTACGACGTGGCCGCCTTCGAGGGCCTCACCCACGTCACCCCCGCCGAGCGCGCCGCCCTGACGGCGCTGCGCGAGTCCGGCTTGTCCGACGTGGTCCCGCGCCCCCTGAAGTACGACCACCCTTACACCTACTGGGACTACCGCCAGCTCGCCTTCCCCAAGAACCGCGGCATGCGCATCGACCTGGTCTACGGCAACGAACCGTTCGCCAAGGCCGTCAGCGACTCCTACGTGGACCGCGAGGAGCGCAAGGGCAAGGGCGCCTCGGACCACGCACCGGTGGTCGTGGACCTGGACGTGTAA
- the ggt gene encoding gamma-glutamyltransferase, with translation MRRPVARKLSVLAISVAVVSVGAAAPPGTGTHAVEKVPVAVGYGGAVSSVDADASAAGIEVLRKGGNAVDAAVATAAALGVTEPYSAGVGGGGYFVYYDAGSRTVRTIDGRETAPLSADSGLFTENGTAIPFAEAVSSGLSVGTPGTPATWQKALDQWGSKSLRSVLKPAERLARDGFRVDDTFRSQTAANEARFRYFPDTAKLFLPGGALPVVGSSFKNPDLARTYAELADKGVGALYRGDIADDIVDTVDNPPVDPASGWNARRGDLTAKDLAAYRVRSQAPSKTSYRGLGVYSMAPSSSGGTTVGEALNILENTDLSKASEVRYLHRYIEASRISFADRGRWVGDPAFEDVPTKGLLSQRYADSRACLIKDDAVLTSPVAPGDPRDPASCDARGTAAPTTYEGDSTTHLTVADKWGNVVSYTLTIEQTGGSGITVPGRGFLLNNELTDFSFTPASPAVHDPNLPGPGKRPRSSMSPTIVLDRHDKPVVALGSPGGATIITTVLQTLTGFLDRGLPLVDAIAAPRASQRNAATTELEPGLYDSPLRTRLEAIGHGFRANPEIGAATGVQRLPDGRWLAAAEKVRRGGGSAMVVRSAR, from the coding sequence ATGCGTCGCCCTGTCGCGCGGAAACTGTCGGTCCTGGCGATCTCGGTCGCCGTGGTGTCAGTGGGAGCGGCGGCACCGCCCGGCACCGGCACCCATGCCGTCGAGAAGGTTCCCGTGGCCGTCGGATACGGCGGAGCCGTGTCGAGCGTCGACGCCGATGCCTCCGCGGCCGGCATCGAGGTCCTGCGCAAGGGCGGCAACGCCGTCGACGCCGCCGTCGCCACGGCCGCCGCGCTCGGTGTCACCGAGCCCTACTCCGCCGGCGTCGGCGGAGGCGGCTACTTCGTCTACTACGACGCCGGGTCCCGAACTGTGCGCACCATCGACGGCCGGGAGACCGCGCCGCTGAGCGCCGACTCGGGCCTGTTCACGGAGAACGGCACCGCGATCCCGTTCGCCGAGGCCGTCAGCAGCGGCCTCAGCGTCGGTACCCCGGGTACGCCCGCCACCTGGCAGAAGGCCCTCGACCAGTGGGGGAGCAAGAGCCTCAGGTCGGTCCTGAAGCCCGCCGAGCGCCTCGCCCGCGACGGTTTCCGGGTCGACGACACCTTCCGCTCGCAGACCGCCGCCAACGAGGCCCGGTTCCGCTACTTCCCGGACACCGCGAAGCTGTTCCTGCCGGGCGGCGCGCTGCCGGTCGTCGGCTCCAGCTTCAAGAACCCCGACCTCGCCCGCACCTACGCCGAGCTGGCGGACAAGGGCGTCGGCGCGCTCTACCGGGGCGACATCGCCGACGACATCGTCGACACCGTCGACAACCCGCCCGTGGACCCGGCCTCCGGCTGGAACGCCCGCCGCGGCGACCTGACCGCGAAGGACCTGGCCGCCTACCGGGTCAGGTCGCAGGCGCCCTCGAAGACCTCCTACCGCGGTCTGGGCGTCTACTCCATGGCGCCCTCCTCCTCCGGCGGCACCACCGTCGGCGAGGCCCTCAACATCCTGGAGAACACGGACCTGTCGAAGGCGAGCGAGGTCCGCTACCTGCACCGCTACATCGAGGCCAGCCGCATCTCCTTCGCCGACCGCGGGCGCTGGGTCGGCGACCCGGCCTTCGAGGACGTACCGACGAAGGGGCTGCTGTCGCAGCGCTACGCCGACTCGCGGGCGTGCCTGATCAAGGACGACGCCGTGCTGACGAGCCCGGTGGCGCCGGGCGACCCGCGCGACCCGGCGTCCTGCGACGCGCGCGGCACCGCCGCCCCGACCACCTACGAGGGCGACAGCACCACCCACCTCACGGTGGCCGACAAGTGGGGCAACGTCGTCTCGTACACCCTCACCATCGAGCAGACCGGCGGCAGCGGGATCACCGTCCCGGGCCGCGGCTTCCTGCTCAACAACGAGCTGACGGACTTCTCCTTCACCCCGGCGAGCCCGGCCGTGCACGACCCGAACCTGCCGGGCCCCGGCAAGCGCCCGCGTTCGTCCATGTCGCCGACGATCGTCCTCGACCGGCACGACAAGCCCGTCGTGGCGCTCGGTTCGCCCGGCGGGGCCACCATCATCACCACCGTGCTCCAGACCCTGACCGGGTTCCTCGACCGGGGCCTGCCGCTGGTCGACGCGATCGCCGCGCCGCGCGCCAGCCAGCGCAACGCCGCGACCACGGAACTCGAACCGGGCCTCTACGACAGCCCGCTCAGGACTCGGCTGGAGGCCATCGGGCACGGCTTCAGGGCCAACCCGGAGATCGGCGCGGCCACCGGCGTACAGCGACTGCCGGACGGCAGGTGGCTCGCCGCCGCCGAGAAGGTACGACGCGGCGGCGGCTCGGCGATGGTGGTGCGATCGGCGCGGTAG
- a CDS encoding SGNH/GDSL hydrolase family protein → MRRCVWISAVVLALFAALVPGVSAHASGERRAVPLPLERLFDNTAVSDDARPAAADFDGSGASLSAQDLAAAGWTPGRALTVQGARLTWPDRQPGEPDNVLAAGQDVRVRGRGDALAFLVAGTAGIDVGAAGTVVYADGARSGYRLTAPDWRTGPLATKAVALPHINTPGGQLAERARLYVVTVPLVAGSQVASVRLPQATGLHVFAVAVRSPAPGWTGSWAAATGGYPTVGPWTDRTLRLVVHTSAGGPRVRLRFDNTFAAGPVRIGGATVAVQQSGAAAKATPVRLSFGGAAGVEVPAGAQAYSDPLGFAVPADTNLLVSFHLPGTVPAAPVHRLAQQRSYVSEPGDHTADLAASAYPTVLTSWPLLTGVDVGGGPGSVVLLGDSITDGDKSTTDANRRWPNVLATRLLNQSAVPRYGVLNQGISGNRVVSDRYPGDGVSTDTAGVSALHRFDLDVLAQTSARTAVVFEGINDVRWDTTAEQVIAGLREIADRGHARGLRMLAATILPCAGEARCTAAADAERVEINAWIRGAGVYDGVLDFDAVVRDPAQPSRMLPAYDSGDHLHPGDPGLAAMARSVDLRALVP, encoded by the coding sequence GTGCGCCGATGTGTGTGGATCTCCGCGGTCGTCCTTGCCCTCTTCGCAGCCCTGGTGCCGGGTGTCTCCGCCCATGCGTCCGGCGAGCGCAGAGCCGTGCCGCTCCCGCTGGAGCGGCTCTTCGACAACACGGCCGTCAGTGACGACGCCCGTCCCGCCGCAGCCGACTTCGACGGGTCGGGCGCCTCTCTGTCCGCGCAGGACCTCGCCGCCGCCGGGTGGACGCCGGGCCGTGCGCTGACCGTGCAGGGCGCCCGGCTGACCTGGCCCGACCGGCAGCCGGGCGAGCCCGACAACGTTCTCGCCGCCGGGCAGGACGTGCGGGTGCGCGGCCGCGGAGACGCGCTCGCCTTCCTGGTGGCGGGCACGGCAGGCATCGACGTGGGCGCGGCGGGGACGGTGGTCTACGCCGACGGCGCCCGGTCCGGGTACCGGCTGACCGCCCCCGACTGGCGCACCGGCCCGCTCGCCACCAAGGCGGTCGCCCTGCCGCACATCAACACACCCGGCGGCCAACTCGCCGAGCGCGCGCGGCTGTACGTGGTGACCGTGCCGCTGGTCGCGGGGAGCCAGGTCGCCTCCGTACGGCTGCCGCAGGCGACCGGGCTGCATGTGTTCGCGGTGGCGGTGCGGTCCCCGGCCCCGGGCTGGACGGGGAGTTGGGCCGCGGCGACGGGCGGCTATCCGACCGTCGGGCCGTGGACCGACCGGACGCTGCGTCTGGTGGTGCACACCTCGGCGGGCGGGCCGCGGGTGCGGCTGCGGTTCGACAACACCTTCGCTGCGGGGCCGGTGCGGATCGGTGGCGCCACGGTGGCGGTGCAGCAGTCGGGCGCGGCGGCGAAGGCGACGCCGGTCCGGCTGTCGTTCGGCGGCGCGGCGGGCGTGGAGGTCCCGGCGGGCGCGCAGGCGTACAGCGATCCGCTCGGCTTCGCCGTGCCCGCCGACACCAACCTGCTGGTGAGCTTCCATCTGCCGGGGACCGTGCCGGCCGCGCCCGTGCACCGGCTCGCGCAGCAGCGGTCGTACGTGAGCGAGCCGGGCGACCACACGGCGGACCTCGCCGCCTCCGCCTATCCGACCGTGCTCACCAGCTGGCCGCTGCTGACGGGCGTCGACGTGGGCGGCGGGCCGGGGTCCGTGGTGCTGCTGGGTGACTCGATCACCGACGGCGACAAGTCCACGACGGATGCGAACCGGCGGTGGCCCAACGTCCTCGCCACACGGCTGCTGAACCAGAGTGCGGTCCCGCGCTACGGGGTGCTCAACCAGGGAATCTCCGGAAACCGTGTGGTCTCCGACCGCTACCCCGGGGACGGCGTCTCCACCGACACGGCCGGGGTGAGCGCCCTGCACCGGTTCGACCTCGATGTGCTGGCCCAGACGTCGGCGCGTACGGCCGTCGTGTTCGAGGGCATCAACGATGTGCGCTGGGACACGACCGCGGAGCAGGTGATCGCCGGGCTGCGCGAGATCGCGGACCGTGGGCACGCGCGGGGGCTGCGGATGCTGGCGGCGACGATCCTGCCGTGCGCGGGCGAGGCGCGCTGCACCGCCGCGGCCGACGCCGAGCGGGTCGAGATCAACGCGTGGATCCGTGGCGCCGGGGTGTACGACGGGGTGCTCGACTTCGACGCGGTCGTACGGGACCCGGCACAGCCCTCCCGGATGCTTCCCGCCTACGACAGCGGGGACCATCTGCACCCGGGGGACCCGGGGCTGGCCGCCATGGCCCGGTCGGTGGACCTGCGGGCGCTGGTGCCGTGA
- a CDS encoding DUF6278 family protein has protein sequence MKIPFLGHRPEKRGAPDPEGIAELLSECELLRSHASRAGIQLDDTVASLEALDQLLPRWRDDEEILPWLGNDAGLYLGTVIVRTVPGAAWEIWPDGQPVVRLASGREFDVVASGREWAVSGVPELSQLYAEVAEA, from the coding sequence ATGAAGATCCCTTTTCTTGGCCATCGGCCCGAGAAGCGCGGGGCCCCCGACCCCGAGGGCATCGCCGAACTGCTCTCCGAGTGCGAGCTGCTGCGTTCCCACGCGTCCCGGGCGGGGATCCAACTCGATGACACCGTGGCCTCGTTGGAGGCCCTCGATCAGCTGCTGCCGCGCTGGCGGGACGACGAGGAGATCCTGCCCTGGCTGGGCAACGACGCCGGGCTGTACCTCGGCACCGTCATCGTGCGTACCGTGCCCGGCGCCGCCTGGGAGATCTGGCCGGACGGTCAGCCGGTCGTCCGGCTCGCGTCCGGCCGGGAGTTCGACGTCGTCGCCTCCGGGCGGGAGTGGGCCGTGAGCGGCGTGCCGGAGCTGTCGCAGCTGTACGCGGAGGTCGCGGAGGCCTGA
- a CDS encoding MBL fold metallo-hydrolase, with amino-acid sequence MKLTKKSHSCVRLEKDGQTLVLDPGGFSEEDAAVGADAILVTHEHPDHFDEARLRAAMEADPAAQIWTLKSVAEQISAAFPGRVHTVGHGDTFTAAGFDVQVHGELHAVIHPDIPRITNVGYLVDGGRIFHPGDALTVPEHPVETLMLPVMAPWNKIAEVIDYVREVKPQRAYDIHDALLTDLARPIYDRQIGALGGSEHLRLTPGDSAEL; translated from the coding sequence ATGAAGCTCACGAAGAAGTCGCACTCCTGTGTCCGCCTGGAGAAGGACGGACAGACGCTCGTTCTCGACCCCGGCGGGTTCAGCGAGGAGGACGCCGCGGTCGGCGCGGACGCGATCCTCGTCACACACGAGCACCCCGACCACTTCGACGAGGCGCGGCTGCGGGCGGCCATGGAGGCCGACCCGGCGGCGCAGATCTGGACGCTGAAGTCCGTCGCCGAGCAGATCTCGGCGGCGTTCCCGGGCCGCGTGCACACCGTCGGCCACGGCGACACCTTCACCGCCGCCGGCTTCGACGTCCAGGTCCACGGCGAACTGCACGCCGTCATCCACCCGGACATCCCGCGCATCACCAACGTCGGCTACCTCGTGGACGGCGGGCGCATCTTCCACCCGGGCGACGCCCTCACCGTGCCCGAGCACCCGGTCGAGACGCTGATGCTCCCGGTCATGGCGCCCTGGAACAAGATCGCGGAGGTCATCGACTACGTCCGCGAGGTCAAGCCGCAGCGCGCCTACGACATCCACGACGCCCTCCTGACCGACCTGGCCCGGCCGATCTACGACCGACAGATCGGCGCCCTGGGCGGCTCGGAGCACCTGCGCCTGACGCCGGGGGACTCCGCGGAGCTGTGA
- a CDS encoding CocE/NonD family hydrolase — MGTHRKALRTTAVGAVSATLVAGSALGLAPAAQAAPNSVRFVDIGGDGGTTLKANVVTPAGADGTHRYPLLVMPTSWGLPQVEYFAQAQKLANSGYVVVSYNVRGFWQSGGEIEVAGPPDIADASKVIDWALANTPADARQIGMAGVSYGAGISLLTAAHDKRVRAVAALSGWADLIGSIYSGRTQHVQAAALLDGAGLITGRQGAELRQIFDDFYASNLSKEQDIINWGKKRSVGTYVDQLNDSGAAVMMANAWGDTIFPPNQYADFYEKLTGPKRLDFRPGDHATAELTGLFGLPNDVWTDTERWFDHYLKGEDNGINRELPVQLKSRSGGAYEGYPDWKSVGATDKKISLAGTTTIRANVDSGANGGVVFLSSILDQVAQVPPMAAIPLLPRRWAAVWQSEKYSSAQRVRGTSKLHTTVTPTKESGTLVAYLYDVGPLGLGKLVSNAPYTFHGRTPGQPFGLDLELYSTSYDVPAGHRLAMVVDTVDPLYIEHNPSGARLTFSSPANDPSYVSIPLREQ; from the coding sequence GTGGGAACCCATCGCAAGGCACTGCGTACGACCGCCGTGGGCGCCGTCTCCGCGACCCTGGTCGCCGGTAGCGCCCTCGGGCTCGCCCCCGCGGCCCAAGCCGCCCCGAACAGCGTCCGGTTCGTCGACATCGGCGGCGACGGCGGCACCACCCTGAAGGCGAACGTCGTCACGCCGGCCGGCGCCGACGGCACGCACCGCTACCCGCTGCTCGTCATGCCCACGAGCTGGGGCCTGCCCCAGGTCGAGTACTTCGCACAGGCTCAGAAGCTCGCGAACTCGGGCTACGTCGTCGTCAGTTACAACGTGCGCGGCTTCTGGCAGTCCGGTGGCGAGATAGAAGTGGCCGGGCCGCCCGACATAGCCGACGCGTCCAAGGTCATCGACTGGGCGCTCGCCAACACCCCGGCCGACGCACGGCAGATCGGCATGGCGGGCGTCTCGTACGGCGCCGGCATCAGCCTGCTGACCGCCGCGCACGACAAACGGGTCCGGGCGGTCGCCGCCCTCAGTGGCTGGGCCGACCTCATCGGCTCCATCTACTCGGGCCGCACCCAGCACGTCCAGGCCGCCGCGCTGCTCGACGGCGCGGGCCTGATCACCGGCCGCCAGGGCGCCGAACTCCGGCAGATCTTCGACGACTTCTACGCCTCCAACCTGTCCAAGGAACAGGACATCATCAACTGGGGGAAGAAACGTTCTGTCGGTACATACGTGGACCAACTCAACGACAGCGGTGCCGCGGTCATGATGGCCAACGCCTGGGGCGACACGATCTTCCCGCCCAACCAGTACGCGGACTTCTACGAGAAGCTCACCGGCCCGAAGCGGCTGGATTTCCGCCCCGGCGACCACGCCACCGCCGAGCTCACCGGGCTGTTCGGCCTGCCCAACGACGTGTGGACGGACACCGAGCGCTGGTTCGACCACTACCTCAAGGGCGAGGACAACGGCATCAACCGGGAGCTGCCGGTCCAGCTCAAGTCCCGGTCCGGCGGCGCCTACGAGGGCTACCCGGACTGGAAGTCGGTCGGCGCGACGGACAAGAAGATCTCCCTGGCAGGCACGACGACGATCCGCGCGAACGTCGACTCGGGAGCCAACGGCGGCGTCGTCTTCCTGTCCAGCATCCTCGACCAGGTGGCCCAGGTGCCCCCGATGGCCGCGATCCCGCTGCTGCCCCGCCGCTGGGCGGCCGTATGGCAGTCGGAGAAGTACTCCTCGGCCCAACGTGTGCGCGGCACCTCGAAGTTGCACACCACCGTCACCCCGACCAAGGAGAGCGGCACCCTCGTCGCCTATCTGTACGACGTGGGCCCGCTCGGCCTCGGCAAGCTGGTCAGCAACGCGCCGTACACCTTCCACGGACGGACACCCGGACAGCCGTTCGGTCTCGACCTGGAGTTGTACTCCACGTCCTACGACGTCCCGGCAGGGCACCGCCTCGCGATGGTCGTCGACACGGTCGACCCGCTCTACATCGAGCACAACCCGTCCGGCGCGCGGCTGACCTTCTCCTCGCCGGCGAACGACCCGTCGTACGTGTCGATTCCACTGCGCGAACAGTGA